The genomic segment tttgttttgttttataaaatttgcaatttcatctgCTCATGACttttgattttgtcaaattaaaTTGCTTTGCATATTTAGGAGATCCTTATGGGGGTAAAATGAATACCAACAGGTGgtcttcaataaaataaaattaaaattaaatattttttgcaaaaataaattatcattttttatgtttattgCTTTGACATATTCATTTAATAAATCacgacttaaaacccatctcttcaatcacagaagcgctaagagactttattttgtattatgcgctatataagaactgtttattattattattattattataacattttGATCATTATAGGCATTAAAGGCATAGGACACTTTTGAtaatattactcaaattaaaataattgttagcataaaaacttgcttggtaacgagcaatggggaggtgttgatataacacattgtgagaaacggcgccctatgaagtaaaatagttttggagaaagaagtaacttctcactatAATAATTtgaacttcgacaaccaatcgagtccaaattcAGCTGAGATCTTGTattcaagcatatgaaagcacacaaatgttctctggcaacttcgtcgaccaattgagtccattaAAGCCCAACCATCCGACCTCCCAAGTCATAAAACAGATCGTTGCGTAAGAACTAATAAAACGCCTTGCACTTCTCATACATAACATACCGGCATTAAATTTTACGTAGTTATTACTATTACAGAGACATCTCACACGTTATGAGAAAGTACAACAGCTTACTTGGAATGTCTACCGTCCATATGGGAAACGTCATGGAAGATGTATGCTGTTCCTCACCACACTAAACGCATCTAAACGCATCTAAACCCatcgcatacaacttcgtgtgacaagggtgttttgtctttcattattatctcgcaacttcgacgaccaattgaactcaaatttacacaggtttgttatttcatgcatatgttgagatacaccaagtgagaagacttgtctttgacaattaccaatagtgtccactgcctttaaaatatatatttttgttatgttctAAAACTTACTTGTGGAAGGTACACATTTCGAAGCCTTTACTGTGAGTGGCGATTAACATAGCCTTACTATTTCCGTGTTTTTATCTGTTATTTCCTGTAGGTACTTAGTTTCAAGATGTCATCAAGGGCTACACTATATATCTTCTTTCTCTTTGTAGCAGTTGCTTTAACCAGTAAGTTTcctataatattattaaagtcacctggaaatagaattttcttttctttcaaacataagagtataattatgcttacgaacaataaaacaattttttttagtaactgtttgtcaatgtttaaaaagtacataaagttgtttggggctgactccgcctaccccttttgtgacgtcaatcgaggcagactttgcctgcaatgcgtatagtaaacacacgtgcaaagtacatgtacgtccagtcgtgagttggtacatttcaaaaagtgtttttctgcattcagcagcaatacacctggtcggcatttttgaaacgtacaaactcacgattggtccgtacatgtactttgcaattgtgtttattctacgcattacaggcaaagtctgcctcgattgacgtcacgaacagcgccctctcggatcggggtctactcttaaatttgtaaataaaataagaactgattgtttaaaaccttagttaactgtttattcacattccactcatcaaaacacatataccACTTCCTggtgcctttaagtattgtAATTTCACTGTTTGCTCCTGCACCGTTTATTATTGAGTGGTATTTTGATGGATGTTTTGCTGACCCCAAACCACCTATATTTGATGGATTAGGTATCTGTACCCCACACTATACCTCGGCCCAAAGTTAAAAgaaagtttacaaaaacaaagaagTATCTGATAGAAATTTACTTGTTTTTGCAGGTTTGCTCTGCTACTATTTCAAAATATCTCCAAATATAGTCCTAGTTAATGAATGGGACATAACTGATCGTCAAATACTGAATAAAACACGCGGTTCCACTATCGTCCGGACCACCGCATTCGTCAAACACCGTCATCCACTCATCTACCCCGTGTCATACATTGCACCAGTGTTTGACTGTACCAAACCAGGGATTAACAAAAACTGTGACACTGCAGTCCTGACCACTACTAACGCTGGGTTCCTTGACATCACAGAAAACATGCTGGAGAGCGTCCGGAGAGTTGGGGCGCAACCCAACATCACAATCATCACAGAAGATGACAAGTCTTACGAGGTATTATCTGAAAGAGCAAAAACCCAACCAGGGCTTCGCATCCAGAAAACCGACTCCGGCAAAACCGGCAGCGAGGCGATGAGACTCAACTCAAAAGTGTACAACCACCTCGTCAACAAACGTCCAGCGTACGTTCTTTCGTTCTTAGAGAACGGGAACCGAGTTCTGTTTATGGATGTTGATACTTTTTGGTTCCGTGATCCATTGAGGGACATGGATTGGGATTTTGATATTGCTTTGCATAATGAGTTTACCGCACCACGGGAGTGGTTCTGTGACGGGATCGTGTACTACAGTCCAACAAACAACACTATTAATTTAGTCAAAGAATGGGCTCACTTGTTGGCAACGACGGAGAAGAACACGCCAGATCAACACGTCTTAAATAGGTTGATTGCAAAGAAGAAGATCCCGGGGTTAAAAGTGAAAACCTTAAAGAATGGCCAGTTTCCTGATGGCTTACAGTACTTTAACAACAGTTGGAGAAAAAAGAACAATGACACCATTGTTTTGCATTTGAGTTACATTATTGGACATGACGTGAAGGTTAACAAACTCAAGAAATATGGTCTTTGGGTAATTTGAGGTCAGCTGATTGGCTAtccaatgggggacttttggggacgctaggtggcagcagactttaaaCAAGGTAActccattgttcttggttatGTGTTGACTGGGCCCCTGAaaggtacctgctactcagatccagtgattctaTTGGCTAcagtgatatcattggataaacgtgcagtaacgtaagctttccatagatgcccaaacagcacactcaggcatgcaactgcccgatgaaaaaaaaggaaacttttcgagacccacaatggtaccctaaaaagtgttgaggtttttttatgctcttaggatcaatcttagcatgtatgacaaagacaaagtgaagtgttttatacaactaaaataaaatggaaaaacaccttgcctatgtatgcaccgtaattctaaggtggcaaagcattgggagttgattaagttgaggaaaactaactaaTGTTTCCCAGgtaattatgaaatttgcataaagttattattcccccccccccaaaaaaaaaaaaaaaaaaaaaaaatcagatttattattatttttttttttggggggtggaataataattttatgcaaatttcataactacctgggaaacaatagttagttttccgCGACTTAATCAACTCCTGATGCTTGGCCGCCTTACAATGGTCGGTGAGAGCCACTTGTCCCCGCTTGCCGTCTTGCACATCACACAATATGCCATTCCTGGCTTGTCCACTTTCCGGACGGTTTCGGAGAGCAGTTTACCGTCTACGTCTTATTTTTCCAACCAGAACCACTTCCAGGTATTTTTTACTCCTTTATCTATGGCTTTAATTTGGCCAGGTACCACTCGGTCCCGCTCTAAAATATCTtttcttttggatgtcattttgacGGACGTTTGAAGATGCGACTGTTTCGTAGCGCAATGAGAGACTCGCACACAGCagcagtatacatgtacgtttggtaactaactcacacacacacagtacatgtacaaaacgtgtatactattgcaaaatagcgggaccagacgaagacatgaccttagactcatttcaaggctgtataataacttggtttagcacacaactcgcctgcgccacggggtgcgttccactgttTGAGATTCTTTGACCGTACACACGGCTATTAATGACCGCACGCAGTATGTAAACGTATGCATTGCTTGCTGTGGGCTTTAGATTGACCATGCAGTAGAATGGATTGCGTGCCGCGGCAGAGGCCAGACCATGCGTTACGAtgcattgttgtaaattgtcttaagatcgcgctaaccgcggaatgtttttcttagcgctaatcagttttttaaaacgcggaattccgcggaaacgcggaagagttgcatgcctgtacaCTGCTTTCACGTCCTCCATAGAAGTTGACAGCGTATCTCTGggcgcgttcgtttagcttccctgggtcgaccccgcccccggtgtgtgacggttttttccccaggacgaacgtgtgcagataattacccacgttcgtcctggaagaaaaaacggccacacaccggggtcgacccagggaagctaaacgaaagcACCCACTGTGTGTATGTGTACgattgagtgataaattaccccTCTCGCAATACTACATTActaaagagggagccgtttctcccaggCCGTTTTATACATAACTATTAACAACTTTTCATTTAAGTTTTTATGTATGGTAATGGgctaactattttgagtaactaccaacagggtcaagtgcctttaaacatgcaTGGTGTTTCACCAAGGGCCATTAAAGgttctacactttcatcaatggTGCGACgtcacaaaaaattaatatcagtaatgtttgttttttgtatacatTATACACAAAACGAGACACTGCCAAACACTTCAAAGTTTATTGCaggttttcctcttttttttaataattgttccAAGTCTAAACCGACTTGTAAAATTCAAacattctttttattttacataatcAGTTGAAAGaatattataattgttaaactgggttgttgttatttattaaaaattgaTTACAATACAATTGATCATGGTATTTCATCACATTGTGGAAATTGActaaatattgttattgtttattatttgtttgtgagTGAGGCTGAATGAAACATAAATCCTGACTcgagacaaaaaaaaattgttaaaataatttaaaaaccgcttttaaaggaaaataatatacttggtactttgaaagttgttatttttaacagttAATTTCAACATACTTagggaaataaaaaaattcagacGGGATTTTTTTGTATTCCCGTTTTCTGCGGTCTTTGAGTAGCTGTAGGCATACCAAATATCTATTTTTGAAGTTGAATTCTTGGCTTAACAGTTCTAGGGCCGGTGTAAGGACATGATGAAAATCAGTCcatgacattttattttacatttttacaattttggagCATCTCAACCAGATACTTATTAAGTACTCTACACCTTGTCTGATACCCTGACTACAATGGCAATACAGAATACTGATATTGAACACACCAAGATGGGACCAGACTAATTCCCCTCTCAGCCTCAGTGTGGTAGTATTGGTCTGAATGGGAaggaagaccagtcttctcacttggtgtatcccaatatctGAGCTAacgatgagagaaaaaaacaccattgttggacgaatttgtgtgctttcagatagaaataaaagacttctagctagaagtcttttactattttagtgagaaattacctcaattccaaaatctatgctacttcagagggatgctacttcagagggagccgtttcccacaatgttttacacatctatcaacagctctcaaatgctcgttaccaagtcactttttaagttcatatttgttttgaataattaccaaacgtgtaccttccctttaaaggaactgggttggatttcataaagaattaagactagtcttatttcgagtaaggacgagttactctccctaccttaggactagccatatgtttttaatatctcctaggactagttccaagttaggactagtcccaactttttgtgaaatcgacccctggacacatttggtacaAATGCATACAAGAAAAAATctctgaaaattttgactcaatgtgtcatcgaagttgcaagggaatattgaaagaataaataaaattttgcacaaatttgtgtgctttcagatgctatcAAATCAATGAGACCAGACTGAAGCTGCAAAAGTAGTCAGATCCCCTTTCTTGGTTATGATGAAGTGAACTATAGAGCCATTGCATATACAGGGGACTAGACAAAGGTGGCTACCATACAGTTTTACACATAGAGTGTTTGGTAAAAAATATTACGTAAGTTATGTACACATTAGTATTTTGtacccaattaaaaaaaataaataaataaaacggaaaaaagaacaaaaaaacaaacaaaataatattgggAAAGCTCTATATACTGTTGATGACGACTTCGGACATATCTTTTGGTAACCAACATtctttaaacttaaaaataacaaaattaatccaAAATTTAAATGGCCGTGCGAGGTCAAAGTTTATTACATGAATGATTTAGTCAGGCTTTTGCAgatttcaatgttggctctttCCCAactaagtttttgaaaaatagcaaatttagtttcaatttgttggatttgcatttttttatttggggggggggggaggggtggtcATTGCATGCCAATTTCGAACTCCAAGTGCTAAACAAAAAGGCAAGTTATATGCGTAGATAATTTTGATATTCTCTTATCTAGGTGTTGGATATCGACACAAAGCTTTTTGAAACCTTGAGTGTTGGATACCGTTGGAAAGCTCTTTCCGAACTGAATCCAGAAATGCCGACTtccatttaaaataattttaaaaagtgacaAATATTATCTGTTGGGATGGTGTAAGGATGATATTTGCAACCCCAAGTGTTGGTTACCGTTGGAAAGCTCTTTTCCTACTTTATCCAGAAAcactaatttttatttaaaaaaaaaaaaataataaaaaatgtcaGGATGATGTTTGAAACCCCAAGTGTGTGATACCGTTTAAAAGCTCCTTTTCTACTGAATCTTAAACTGATGACCCCCATTTTGAACaaatattaatgaaaattacttttatttgttGGGAGGGGTGTCAGGGTGTAACTTGCAACCCAAAGAGTTGGATACCGTTGGAAAGCTCATTTCCTACTGAATCCAGAAATGCCAGCCtctattttgaaatgaaaaaaaaacacaaaaaaaatatataaaaaaaatataacaaattaCTTGCATTTGTCGGAGTTATGTCGGGACATTTGCCACCCAAAGTGTTGGATACCGTAAAGCTCATTCCTACAAAATCCAGACTCTATGCTTGTGCAACTTTAGTTCACATCTAACCAGCTATTAACGCCTGATCCGTTCCAttgcaacaaataaaacaaaaatttgacaacAAAGTTGTGTATCCACAAGCAGTAAAATAGAATAAGGCAAAAAACAATGACagttttgtacaatttattttcaatttccaAAAGCAGAATGAAAATTTTACAAGTTGAAGGCTTTCCCACCCCTCAAAACAATCCAACAAAAAAATCAGCTCTAACTACCCCAGATCCTTACAAAGTTACCCTCAACTTTGATGAAGTGTATACTGTACAGCGAATCGAACCATGCTTTGAACAGCAGCCAGACAAATTCCTTTCCCTGAAAAAGCTTTTAACCCCCTAACTTTCCGCAACATTTTCCACCGAGTTTGTCAATCGTAAACCACACAACTGCATGGGTTGTGCACTGTGTACTGAGCTATCAGTACATGTGCTGTGTATTATGCATTCACCactgatatcatattgcaggttaGCAGAGTTTATCATTCATTGACTGTACAACGCATGATATCATAATGCAGGCTAGcaaagtttatctatcattcaaaacaaagttgatgatattgaatggtcagatagtaggaagGTTGACTTTGCACCaaatgatatcatattgcaggctggcagactatctatcattcaaaactacAGTGGgtggtattgaatggtcagacagtaggagggttgaccgtgtactGCAAGttgcaggttggcatagtttatagtgtatcattcaaaacctaaggggtgatattgaatggtgagacagtaggagggttgaccgtgtactGCAAGttgcaggttggcatagttCATCTACAGTGTCTCATTCAAACCCAAtgggtgatattgaatggtcagacagtaggagggttgaccgtgtactGCAAATTGCAGGTTGACATAGTTCATCTACAGCGTctcattcaaaacacaatgggtgatattgaatggtgagacagtaggagggttgaccgtgtactGCAAattgcaggttggcatagtttatctagtGTCTCATTCAAAACCCAAggggtgatattgaatggtcagacagtaggagggttgaccgtgtactGCAAGttgcaggttggcatagttCATCTACAGTGTCTCATTCAAAACCCAAggggtgatattgaatggtcagacagtaggaggattGACCGTGTACTGCAAGttgcaggttggcatagttCATCTACAGTGTCTCATTCAAAACCCAAGGGGTGATATTGAATGGcgagacagtaggagggttgaccgtgtactGCAAGttgcaggttggcatagtttatctacaGTGTCTCATTCAAAACCCAAggggtgatattgaatggtcagacagtaggagggttgaccgtgtactGCAAGTTGCCATAGTTCATCTACAGTGTCTCATTCAAAACCCAAggggtgatattgaatggtcagacagtaggagggtcgaCTGTgaactgtgtagatgcattcgcCACATGCATattgcaggttggcatagtttatctatcattcaaacccAAGATATTaaacggtcagacagtaggagggctaGAGCATCACTTGATTGGTTCCCAGATGTTTAAGATGGCATAAGGCAAGCGGGTGACTGTTTTTCGAGTGGGGTTACtccattttttttctgagggGGGTGGGAAATAATGATGAGACGCCAAGTAATACTTTATACACCGACCTTGACATaatgttaattattttctatCTATGATTATGACATTCCACCAAAGTTGAAACTTGATGGGACGCT from the Asterias rubens chromosome 22, eAstRub1.3, whole genome shotgun sequence genome contains:
- the LOC117305271 gene encoding UDP-D-xylose:L-fucose alpha-1,3-D-xylosyltransferase-like isoform X2 yields the protein MSSRATLYIFFLFVAVALTSLLCYYFKISPNIVLVNEWDITDRQILNKTRGSTIVRTTAFVKHRHPLIYPVSYIAPVFDCTKPGINKNCDTAVLTTTNAGFLDITENMLESVRRVGAQPNITIITEDDKSYEVLSERAKTQPGLRIQKTDSGKTGSEAMRLNSKVYNHLVNKRPAYVLSFLENGNRVLFMDVDTFWFRDPLRDMDWDFDIALHNEFTAPREWFCDGIVYYSPTNNTINLVKEWAHLLATTEKNTPDQHVLNRLIAKKKIPGLKVKTLKNGQFPDGLQYFNNSWRKKNNDTIVLHLSYIIGHDVKVNKLKKYGLWVI
- the LOC117305271 gene encoding UDP-D-xylose:L-fucose alpha-1,3-D-xylosyltransferase-like isoform X3, with translation MSSRATLYIFFLFVAVALTKNMLESVRRVGAQPNITIITEDDKSYEVLSERAKTQPGLRIQKTDSGKTGSEAMRLNSKVYNHLVNKRPAYVLSFLENGNRVLFMDVDTFWFRDPLRDMDWDFDIALHNEFTAPREWFCDGIVYYSPTNNTINLVKEWAHLLATTEKNTPDQHVLNRLIAKKKIPGLKVKTLKNGQFPDGLQYFNNSWRKKNNDTIVLHLSYIIGHDVKVNKLKKYGLWVI